gagagagagagagagagagagagagagagagagagaaagctaatCCAATATTGTGTAAGTCAGAATTACAAGCTCCTATCTAACTACCTAACTAATTCCTCTTTATAGTAGGCTTCCTAGTACTAGAATTACAACATTACCCTTTATCATAATCCCACTTATTTCTAACTAACTTGATCCATTTTTCCACCTTATAACACCTaatatcacatatatgctaTTGCCATTACTCCCTCCTCAAACTAAGCATGGCATTGCCAGGCTTAGGTTGCTGCCCTAATGTTGATGATGTCAAACCAAGATGTCTGCAATGCTTGATAAACACAGGACTGTGCAAACCTTTGGTAAACACATCTGCAACTTGATCTTGTTAGAATATAATGCACACTAATATCTCCCTTTTGCACTTTCTCACGCACATAATGATAATATGTGTCAAGATGCTTAATCTTTGAGTGAAATACAGGATTGGAACTCAAAGCTAAGGCTGACAGATTGTCACAATGCAGTGCAGGTGGCTTTGATAAAACTTGATAAGTATCTTTGAGCACAGATCGAACCCAAAACACATCTGCTGCACAATGAGCTAATGCTTTGTACTCGGCCTCTGTGGAGCTTCTTAAAATGGTTGATTGGTTCTTAGATTGCCATGAGATCAGATTAGACCCCAGATATACAACAAATCATGATATAGATCTTCTGGTATTGATATATGCAGCCCAATCAGAGTCTGAATATGCAACAATCTGAAAATCGGAGCTCTTTATATAGTGTAGGCCATGATCAATAGTCCCCTCATATCTGAGTATTCTTTTCACTAGATAATAATGACCATCTGTGGGTTGAGTCATATATTGACATACCATGTTGACAGAGTGTGCAGGATCAGGTCTAGTAAAAGTAAGGTACTCGAGAGCACCATCAATGCTCCTATAATGACTTGGATCAGACATCAAACTGCCTTCATCTGCAAGTAACTGAGTATGAGGTTTGGAAGGAGTTGAAGTTGGCTTGCAATTTTCCATTCCAGCTTTCTTTAACATATCCTTGGCATATTTAGATTGATGTATGAACAAAGAACCATCACTATTGTATTGTACATGCAGCCCCAAGAAATAAGAGAGTGGTCCCATGTCTTTAAGATCAAATACCTATGCCACGTTATTAATTACTTCATGGACTTTAACTGAACTGGATCCAGTGAGGATTATATCATCTACATAGAACAAAAGTAGAATAATGTCATCATTATCAACTTTGACAAACAAACTGGTATCTGAAAGTGATGTTTGAAAACCAAGAGCTGGAAGATAACTGGTAAACTTTGAATTCCATGCCCTTGC
This genomic interval from Malus domestica chromosome 05, GDT2T_hap1 contains the following:
- the LOC139196146 gene encoding uncharacterized mitochondrial protein AtMg00810-like, coding for MGPLSYFLGLHVQYNSDGSLFIHQSKYAKDMLKKAGMENCKPTSTPSKPHTQLLADEGSLMSDPSHYRSIDGALEYLTFTRPDPAHSVNMVCQYMTQPTDGHYYLVKRILRYEGTIDHGLHYIKSSDFQIVAYSDSDWAAYINTRRSIS